The proteins below come from a single Lentimicrobiaceae bacterium genomic window:
- a CDS encoding HAD family hydrolase, with product MKYSTELSACKNIIWDWNGTLLNDLDICVVSINRLLQKRRLPQLNIQKYLEIFTFPVKDYYVSAGFDFNQEPYEMVAVEFMDHYLDLVKTAGLHSNVNETLHFFKNSGREQIILSAMEQTELLKLVKAHQIETHFNAVYGIEDHLAFGKIGLAKSTMLKTGFKHSETCLIGDTLHDAEVAHELGIHCLLVANGHQSAQRLQSSGYSVIESLKEIEKVFEKSPISQ from the coding sequence ATGAAGTATTCAACTGAACTTTCGGCTTGCAAGAACATCATATGGGATTGGAACGGCACTTTGCTCAACGACCTTGACATTTGCGTGGTATCCATCAACCGTTTGCTTCAAAAACGCCGCCTGCCTCAGCTGAACATTCAAAAGTACCTTGAAATTTTCACCTTTCCGGTGAAAGATTATTATGTATCTGCCGGTTTTGATTTCAATCAGGAACCCTATGAAATGGTAGCTGTTGAATTTATGGATCACTATCTTGATTTGGTAAAGACAGCCGGCTTACATTCCAACGTTAACGAAACGCTGCACTTTTTCAAAAACAGCGGCCGGGAACAAATTATTTTATCGGCCATGGAACAGACCGAACTTTTGAAACTGGTAAAAGCTCACCAGATTGAAACACATTTTAACGCTGTTTATGGTATTGAAGACCATCTGGCTTTTGGAAAAATCGGGCTGGCTAAATCGACCATGCTGAAAACAGGATTCAAACATTCGGAAACCTGCCTGATTGGCGACACCCTGCACGATGCAGAGGTAGCTCATGAACTTGGCATTCATTGCCTGCTTGTTGCCAACGGGCATCAATCAGCACAAAGGCTTCAATCCTCTGGGTATTCTGTAATAGAAAGTTTAAAGGAAATTGAAAAAGTATTCGAAAAATCACCCATAAGTCAATAA